Proteins found in one Ornithorhynchus anatinus isolate Pmale09 chromosome 8, mOrnAna1.pri.v4, whole genome shotgun sequence genomic segment:
- the LOC103164998 gene encoding immunoglobulin superfamily member 1-like, whose product MPPPRLTLFCLGLCLLQVIQAAVYFTTNPNLHLVPSSMLHPLEKMTLQCNVPHRGEHFQSQNFQLMKDGEVWDSVHLEAPCFQASFPLGTVSANHSGSYRCRYWKQNRWSSPSDPLELTGSDSLPKPLLLARPFPLLLPQEKVTLQCQGWMNGMSFTLYKDGESELVKQADPHGLNAEFSISSPGRYSCRYHTASTPDTWSDPSEPVEIVIPDRLPKPFFRASRSSPISLGETVDLECDGKLQGLLFELFKEGQPVRVRSRSSTNPDRENFHLVNLSVGAGGSYSCRTHSRFKPFIWSEPSNPVELVMSGELPKPTLLAHGGSVFNAGVNVTLSCQASRQGVKFALLKEDSPEATKLQSPEDNQADFLLEDVTAYDSGKYRCVYFEEKAPYGASQLSEPLEIQVNGLMTKPSLSVPSGSALTPGRDVTLRCSGRYPFMIFELKRDGIRVPLAHEKSRTDYSIDYIIPNVGYQDIGNYSCHYSKWTGASGASTVSYPSDPLELKLPALGKLPQPTFRVWPHAEVTLGANLKLRCSGQLQGMYFELYKDGEEVKPTTVSSSDVRRIDFHLNNFGVEDQGTYTCRYYNGKAPYVWSYPSEPLKLILPSEKKESL is encoded by the exons ATGCCCCCTCCCCGGCTGACCCTGTTCTGTCTGG gactgtgtctgctccAGGTGATCCAGGCGGCAGTAT ATTTCACAACGAATCCCAACCTCCACCTGGTGCcctcctccatgctccaccctctGGAGAAAATGACTCTTCAGTGTAATGTGCCCCATAGAGGGGAGCACTTCCAGTCTCAGAATTTCCAGCTCATGAAGGATGGGGAAGTCTGGGATTCAGTGCATCTGGAGGCACCCTGCTTCCAGGCCAGTTTCCCCCTCGGGACCGTGTCAGCCAATCACAGTGGAAGTTATCGCTGCCGCTACTGGAAGCAGAACAGATGGTCCTCGCCCAGTGACCCTTTAGAGTTAACGGGGTCAG ACTCgctcccaaagcctctgctcttgGCCAGACCTTTTCCCTTACTCCTGCCTCAGGAGAAAGTCACCCTCCAGTGCCAGGGCTGGATGAACGGCATGAGCTTCACCCTGTACAAAGATGGAGAATCAGAGCTCGTCAAGCAGGCAGACCCACATGGGCTGAATGCTGAATTCTCCATCAGCAGCCCAGGAAGATACAGTTGCCGCTATCACACCGCATCCACCCCGGACACTTGGTCGGATCCCAGCGAACCCGTGGAAATTGTAATTCCag acagACTCCCCAAGCCTTTCTTCAGGGCCTCGAGAAGCTCTCCAATCTCCTTGGGCGAAACTGTTGACCTCGAGTGCGACGGGAAACTTCAGGGATTACTATTTGAACTGTTCAAGGAAGGACAGCCAGTTCGAGTCAGAAGCCGAAGCTCTACAAACCCTGACAGGGAAAACTTTCACCTTGTTAATTTGAGTGTTGGTGCAGGAGGGAGTTACAGCTGCCGCACTCACTCCCGGTTCAAGCCCTTCATCTGGTCTGAGCCCAGTAACCCCGTGGAGCTGGTGATGTCAG GAGAATTGCCCAAACCCACCCTCTTGGCCCACGGGGGCTCTGTGTTCAATGCTGGGGTCAACGTGACCCTCAGTTGCCAGGCCTCCAGGCAGGGTGTGAAGTTTGCCCTACTGAAAGAGGACAGCCCAGAAGCCACCAAACTCCAGAGcccagaagataatcaggctgactTTCTCCTCGAGGATGTGACGGCCTACGACTCAGGAAAGTACAGATGTGTTTACTTTGAGGAGAAAGCCCCGTATGGAGCATCCCAGCTCAGTGAGCCCTTGGAGATCCAGGTCAATG gccTGATGACTAAGCCTTCCCTCTCGGTCCCATCTGGCTCTGCACTCACTCCGGGCAGAGACGTTACCCTCCGCTGCTCAGGGAGGTACCCCTTTATGATATTTGAGCTCAAAAGAGATGGGATAAGAGTCCCCCTTGCACATGAGAAGAGCAGAACTGACTACAGCATAGACTACATTATCCCTAATGTGGGGTACCAAGATATTGGGAACTACAGTTGTCACTACTCTAAATGGACAGGAGCATCAGGAGCATCTACTGTTTCTTATCCCAGCGACCCCCTGGAGCTCAAGTTACCAG CTCTAGGCAAACTCCCCCAGCCTACCTTCAGGGTCTGGCCTCATGCTGAGGTGACGCTGGGTGCCAACCTGAAACTCAGGTGCTCGGGGCAACTCCAGGGGATGTATTTTGAGCTGTACAAAGATGGAGAGGAGGTGAAGCCCACAACCGTGAGCAGCTCAGACGTGAGAAGGATTGACTTTCACCTAAACAACTTCGGCGTCGAAGACCAGGGGACTTACACGTGCCGTTACTATAACGGGAAGGCCCCTTACGTCTGGTCATATCCCAGTGAGCCCCTGAAGCTTATACTGCCAAGTGAGAAGAAGGAATCCCTATAA